Proteins encoded by one window of Paenibacillus urinalis:
- the mutL gene encoding DNA mismatch repair endonuclease MutL: MARIHVLDEHIANQIAAGEVVERPASVVKELVENSIDAGSTRIDVSIHEGGLQSIRITDNGGGIDAEDMETAFYRHATSKIANGRELFEITSLGFRGEALPSIAAVSKVRLISATESDGRGREIVIEGGKLIKHDDITASRGTDFLVEELFYNTPARLKYMKTIQTELGHISDVLYRMALSHADIAFTLRHNGNLLLQTLGNGDLLQVIAAIYGTSAAKAMLPISGDNLDYRISGYVSRPDLTRANRNGISTIINGRYIKNYGLNQALLKAYHTLLPVNRFPLAVLQLDMHPSLVDVNVHPAKLEVRFSKEPELYAFVEEYTRAALRQEVLIPQVIKQSIGKPESKSFIQEQFHFTKSKPKEEQANASSLDRSGTSSLSRTEKKIYNPSDQQGVSRPIYGREMSQSLPRPSEAEDRERSSTANTESAAGGSNAAPIEDIDDNFNRLDSSNYHNTDKQNDHHTQDSQSYVPNVKDKQHVIREAKLNRANGDYYRDSAALKSKNAQGMSRNHYAQLAGIKAELPQFPELELIGQHHGTYLIAQNENGLYLIDQHAAHERINYEFYYNQFGNPVEASQELLLPITLEFTPSEAEQLKDKLHWFEQAGVYLEHFGGQTFRVTSYPYWLPKGDEESIILEMAEWVLSERGIDLSKLREAASIMCSCKASIKANQKLTDQEAAVLLERLADCKQPYTCPHGRPIVVSFSTYDLEKMFKRVM, translated from the coding sequence GTGGCTAGAATTCATGTGCTGGACGAGCATATTGCCAATCAGATCGCTGCCGGTGAAGTGGTGGAAAGACCCGCTTCTGTCGTTAAGGAGCTTGTGGAAAATTCCATTGATGCTGGAAGCACCCGAATTGATGTATCCATACATGAAGGAGGGCTCCAAAGCATCCGGATCACCGATAATGGAGGCGGAATTGATGCAGAGGATATGGAAACCGCCTTTTACCGCCATGCTACGAGTAAAATTGCAAACGGTCGGGAATTATTTGAGATCACGAGTCTTGGTTTTCGAGGAGAAGCCTTGCCGAGTATTGCTGCCGTTTCCAAAGTAAGGCTGATTAGTGCGACTGAATCCGACGGCCGTGGCCGTGAGATTGTCATTGAGGGCGGCAAGCTGATCAAGCATGATGATATTACAGCTTCTCGCGGGACCGATTTTTTGGTTGAGGAGCTGTTCTACAATACCCCGGCCAGATTGAAATATATGAAGACGATTCAGACGGAGCTTGGGCATATCTCGGATGTTCTGTACAGAATGGCGTTATCTCACGCAGATATCGCATTTACGCTAAGGCATAACGGCAACCTGCTCCTGCAGACCCTTGGCAATGGAGATCTGCTTCAGGTCATTGCTGCGATATATGGAACCTCGGCTGCCAAAGCAATGCTCCCGATCAGCGGGGATAATCTGGATTACCGAATCAGCGGTTATGTAAGCAGGCCAGATCTTACAAGGGCTAATCGCAATGGCATATCGACCATCATCAATGGCCGTTATATTAAAAATTACGGTCTGAACCAAGCTCTGCTTAAGGCCTACCATACGCTGCTTCCTGTCAATCGGTTTCCGCTTGCCGTATTGCAGCTGGACATGCATCCGTCATTAGTGGATGTTAACGTTCACCCGGCAAAATTGGAGGTTCGATTCAGCAAGGAGCCTGAGCTGTATGCCTTTGTGGAGGAATACACCCGTGCTGCACTTAGGCAGGAAGTGCTCATTCCTCAAGTGATTAAACAGAGTATTGGAAAGCCGGAGAGCAAATCGTTTATCCAGGAGCAATTTCATTTTACTAAATCGAAGCCGAAGGAAGAGCAGGCGAATGCATCGAGTTTGGACAGATCTGGAACTTCATCCTTATCGAGAACTGAGAAGAAAATATATAATCCATCGGATCAGCAAGGTGTTAGCCGACCTATTTATGGAAGGGAAATGAGCCAGTCTCTGCCTCGGCCAAGCGAAGCTGAGGACAGGGAACGATCAAGCACAGCAAATACCGAGAGTGCGGCAGGGGGTTCTAATGCTGCACCGATTGAAGATATCGATGACAATTTCAATAGGCTCGATTCTTCCAACTACCACAATACAGATAAGCAAAATGATCATCATACTCAGGACAGTCAGTCTTATGTGCCTAATGTGAAGGACAAGCAGCATGTGATTAGAGAAGCGAAACTGAATCGTGCAAATGGGGATTATTACCGGGATAGTGCTGCGCTGAAGTCTAAGAATGCACAAGGAATGAGCAGGAATCATTATGCTCAGCTGGCGGGGATAAAGGCGGAGCTGCCACAGTTCCCTGAGCTGGAGCTGATCGGACAGCATCACGGAACTTATTTGATCGCACAAAATGAGAACGGGCTGTACCTGATTGACCAACACGCTGCACACGAGAGAATTAACTATGAATTCTACTACAATCAATTCGGAAATCCGGTTGAGGCTTCTCAGGAGCTCCTGCTCCCGATTACGCTGGAGTTCACACCTTCGGAGGCAGAGCAGCTGAAGGACAAGCTCCATTGGTTTGAGCAGGCTGGGGTATACCTCGAGCATTTTGGTGGACAAACCTTCCGTGTTACATCCTACCCTTATTGGCTGCCCAAAGGCGATGAAGAGTCAATCATTCTGGAAATGGCGGAATGGGTGCTGTCAGAGCGGGGAATTGATCTGTCCAAGCTGCGCGAAGCCGCATCCATCATGTGCTCATGCAAGGCATCAATTAAAGCCAATCAGAAGCTGACAGATCAGGAAGCGGCCGTGCTGTTAGAGCGGCTTGCGGACTGCAAGCAGCCTTACACTTGTCCACATGGAAGACCTATCGTTGTCTCGTTCTCAACCTATGATCTTGAAAAGATGTTTAAAAGAGTGATGTAA
- the mutS gene encoding DNA mismatch repair protein MutS, whose product MAQYTPMIEQYLKVKEQAQDAFLFFRLGDFYEMFFEDATLAAKELEITLTGREGGGGERIPMCGVPYHSADNYIQRLIEKGYKVAVCEQMEDPAATKGMVRREIVRVITSGTVMEGKTIGEKSNNYMICLTQTSGVLAIAACDLSTGELYVTSAPYSEKWLKDEIGIYEPSELIGDAELLETVQSEMLAGNRKITYTAIDKSKSELVITQFGEAAWARLGEERRHCLATLFAYLHETQKRSLGQLTQIQTYEPDHYMILDPFTRRNLELVETVRDRSKKGSLLSLIDKTETSMGARMLRRWIDKPLLQRQKIEERLEAVDKLYNQFILRSDIREQLKEIYDLERLVGRIAFGNANGRDLNALKVSLDMIPALAKLCADSPSSTLRHIAETMDDCSDLRDMIHHAIVDEPPVSVREGGMIREGYHEHLDELRYASVNGKRWIAELEAQEREITGIRSLKIGYNKVFGYYIEVTKSNISSLPEGRYERKQTLANAERYITPELKEKESLILEAEDKMVGLEYSLFIEIRDQLSKEIKRLQKLAEQVAEIDVYHSLAAVSAERGFVKPSITDGFDMKLIEGRHPVVESVMRDGAFMANDTVLTQEDPRILLITGPNMAGKSTYMRQVALISILAQIGCFVPAVEAEVPIMDRIFTRIGAGDDLIGGQSTFMVEMADIQVMTEKATPRSLIIIDELGRGTSTSEGMAIAQSVIEYVHDHIGCKALVSTHFHELAHLEDSLPSLRNYSMAVQEKENEVQFLRKLIPGAASSSYGIYVARLAGLPSSIIDRASRLIHTIEEHSFDIAGEGHKEPLETDYHQAEKEAAASSDQMMLNETKLAAKMFEEEKMEVPAASSNEVVQLSIFGDELLEPKKKALQEANELDPVVKQLIKRLKNADLMNMTPLQAMQLVNELKMKVTDM is encoded by the coding sequence ATGGCTCAATATACGCCAATGATTGAACAATATTTAAAGGTAAAAGAGCAGGCGCAGGATGCGTTTCTTTTTTTTAGACTTGGTGATTTTTATGAGATGTTTTTTGAGGATGCAACCCTTGCCGCGAAGGAACTGGAGATTACGTTAACCGGCCGTGAAGGCGGTGGCGGAGAACGTATTCCAATGTGCGGCGTGCCTTATCATTCCGCCGATAATTATATTCAGCGATTGATTGAGAAAGGGTATAAAGTTGCAGTATGTGAACAAATGGAAGATCCGGCCGCAACCAAAGGAATGGTACGCCGAGAGATCGTGAGAGTGATTACGTCGGGCACCGTCATGGAAGGCAAGACGATTGGCGAGAAGTCAAACAATTATATGATCTGCTTGACACAAACCAGCGGTGTTTTGGCGATTGCTGCCTGCGATTTATCTACTGGAGAGCTGTATGTTACCTCTGCTCCATATTCTGAAAAGTGGCTCAAAGATGAAATTGGCATCTATGAGCCCTCTGAGCTGATCGGAGATGCCGAGCTGCTAGAGACGGTGCAGTCCGAAATGCTGGCAGGTAACCGGAAGATCACCTATACGGCTATTGACAAGAGTAAATCTGAGCTTGTGATAACCCAATTTGGTGAAGCTGCCTGGGCCCGTTTGGGGGAAGAGCGCAGACATTGCCTTGCGACGTTGTTTGCCTATCTGCATGAGACTCAGAAGCGCTCATTGGGCCAATTGACTCAAATCCAGACGTACGAGCCCGATCATTACATGATTCTCGATCCATTCACCCGAAGAAATTTGGAGCTTGTAGAAACGGTACGCGACCGCTCCAAGAAGGGCTCGCTTCTATCTCTGATAGATAAGACAGAGACTTCCATGGGAGCGAGGATGCTCAGACGCTGGATTGATAAGCCGCTGCTCCAACGACAGAAGATTGAGGAGCGTCTTGAAGCGGTGGACAAGCTGTATAACCAATTTATTCTGCGAAGCGACATTCGCGAGCAGCTGAAGGAAATCTATGATCTGGAACGACTCGTTGGTCGAATTGCATTCGGCAATGCCAATGGACGGGATTTGAATGCGCTCAAGGTGTCTCTTGATATGATTCCTGCGCTTGCCAAGCTGTGTGCAGATTCTCCTTCAAGCACCTTGCGCCATATTGCAGAAACGATGGATGATTGCTCGGATTTGCGCGATATGATTCATCATGCCATCGTGGACGAGCCGCCTGTATCTGTCAGAGAAGGCGGAATGATACGTGAAGGATATCATGAGCATTTGGATGAGCTGCGTTATGCAAGCGTGAATGGCAAGCGCTGGATCGCGGAGCTAGAAGCACAGGAACGTGAAATTACTGGAATCCGTTCACTTAAGATCGGTTATAACAAAGTGTTCGGCTACTATATTGAAGTGACCAAATCGAATATTTCCTCCCTTCCTGAGGGCAGATATGAACGTAAGCAAACTTTGGCAAATGCAGAGAGATATATAACACCTGAGCTGAAAGAGAAGGAGTCTCTCATTCTGGAAGCCGAAGATAAGATGGTCGGGCTTGAATATTCATTATTTATTGAAATTCGTGATCAGCTTAGTAAAGAGATTAAAAGATTGCAGAAGTTAGCTGAGCAGGTTGCAGAGATTGATGTGTACCATTCACTTGCTGCCGTCAGTGCAGAGCGCGGATTTGTTAAACCGAGCATCACGGATGGATTTGACATGAAGCTTATTGAAGGACGGCACCCTGTTGTAGAATCGGTCATGCGTGATGGTGCATTTATGGCAAACGATACGGTGTTAACACAGGAGGATCCACGAATTCTGCTGATTACAGGTCCGAATATGGCGGGGAAGAGCACGTATATGCGTCAAGTGGCGCTCATCTCTATTCTGGCTCAAATTGGCTGCTTCGTTCCGGCCGTGGAGGCAGAGGTTCCGATTATGGATCGGATATTTACGAGAATCGGCGCCGGTGATGACTTGATCGGTGGTCAGAGTACCTTTATGGTAGAAATGGCTGACATTCAGGTGATGACGGAAAAGGCAACTCCGCGAAGCCTGATCATTATCGACGAGCTGGGGCGTGGAACCTCAACGAGCGAAGGTATGGCGATTGCTCAGTCGGTTATTGAATATGTGCATGATCACATCGGGTGCAAAGCTCTGGTCTCTACTCATTTTCATGAGCTTGCCCATCTGGAGGATAGTCTTCCTTCTCTTCGAAATTATTCAATGGCCGTGCAGGAGAAGGAAAATGAAGTGCAGTTTCTACGCAAACTGATCCCCGGCGCGGCAAGCAGCAGCTACGGTATTTATGTCGCAAGACTGGCTGGACTGCCGAGCTCGATCATTGACCGTGCCAGCAGGCTGATCCACACCATTGAGGAGCACTCATTTGATATCGCTGGTGAAGGACATAAGGAGCCGCTTGAGACCGATTACCATCAAGCCGAGAAGGAAGCGGCAGCTTCGTCAGATCAAATGATGCTGAACGAGACCAAATTAGCTGCGAAGATGTTTGAAGAGGAGAAAATGGAAGTGCCGGCTGCTTCGTCTAATGAAGTTGTTCAGCTGTCGATTTTCGGAGATGAACTACTTGAGCCGAAGAAGAAAGCGTTGCAGGAAGCAAATGAGCTGGACCCAGTTGTCAAGCAGCTGATTAAACGGCTGAAGAATGCGGATTTAATGAACATGACGCCGCTTCAAGCGATGCAGCTCGTGAATGAATTAAAAATGAAAGTAACGGATATGTGA
- a CDS encoding putative amidoligase domain-containing protein, which produces MVVIRNPEHYESMTMEERDARLTRSGLRSSLIHPKENKLQFHVTYEVLVSQLHALRIVKKSYTGIREGNLTVLKREDNTSLYNRIERAAVRAAYALNLEHAEIVLQAGGQQGISVSSVHAQPWLIREGIAELYEQAMMEKQLALEAESNLHTSPVLGMDPEFLLVSQQENRVVPASLFLERTGEAGCDAVTRGGRRSYPVAELRPMPSSEPRELLAHLMHAFLTASTLITDRTLLWRAGGLPVSGLPLGGHVHFSRVVLTYDLLRALDNYLALPIAVLEDPRSSGRRPKYGYLGDFRTQPYGGFEYRTLPSFLVSPMVAKGVVSIAYLVAANYRVLQRRPLDLTENHEAFYKGNKPILRGLVHPLLQELTALPDYNRHHKYVNPLINALYLGKTWDESKDIRPLWNIQQKP; this is translated from the coding sequence ATGGTTGTAATTCGAAATCCAGAGCATTACGAGTCGATGACAATGGAGGAGCGTGACGCAAGATTAACCCGCTCAGGACTTCGTTCTTCCCTAATTCATCCTAAGGAGAACAAGCTGCAGTTCCATGTGACTTACGAAGTCTTGGTCAGTCAGCTTCATGCGTTAAGAATCGTGAAAAAGAGCTATACCGGAATTCGGGAAGGTAACTTGACGGTACTGAAAAGGGAGGATAACACTTCACTCTACAATCGAATTGAACGTGCTGCGGTTCGAGCGGCATATGCTCTAAATCTGGAGCATGCGGAGATTGTGCTGCAGGCAGGAGGACAGCAAGGCATTAGCGTAAGCAGCGTTCATGCGCAGCCATGGTTAATTAGAGAAGGAATCGCTGAGTTGTACGAACAGGCCATGATGGAAAAGCAGCTTGCACTTGAAGCAGAAAGTAATTTACATACGTCTCCGGTACTCGGTATGGATCCCGAATTTCTACTCGTTAGTCAACAGGAGAATAGAGTGGTTCCTGCTTCCTTATTTCTGGAGCGAACGGGCGAAGCCGGGTGTGATGCGGTAACTCGAGGCGGACGAAGATCGTATCCTGTTGCGGAGCTGAGGCCTATGCCAAGCTCAGAGCCGCGTGAGCTGCTCGCTCATTTGATGCATGCGTTCTTAACTGCTTCCACGCTGATTACGGATCGCACGCTGTTATGGAGAGCCGGCGGGCTTCCGGTAAGCGGGCTTCCGCTTGGCGGACATGTACATTTTAGCAGAGTGGTGCTGACCTATGATCTGCTCCGTGCCCTCGACAATTACTTGGCGCTTCCGATCGCCGTATTGGAAGATCCTCGCAGCAGTGGCAGACGACCGAAATACGGCTACTTGGGTGATTTTAGAACTCAGCCATATGGCGGCTTCGAGTACAGAACACTCCCGAGCTTCTTGGTGTCCCCAATGGTTGCCAAAGGGGTCGTGTCCATAGCTTATTTGGTCGCTGCCAATTACAGGGTTCTCCAGCGAAGACCGCTTGATCTTACCGAGAATCATGAAGCCTTTTATAAGGGAAATAAACCAATTCTTCGCGGACTGGTTCATCCCTTGCTGCAGGAATTAACAGCTCTGCCCGATTACAACCGTCATCATAAATATGTGAATCCCTTGATCAATGCACTGTATCTAGGGAAGACATGGGATGAATCCAAGGATATAAGACCTCTCTGGAATATTCAGCAAAAGCCATGA
- a CDS encoding outer spore coat protein CotE: MSLSHKHQCREIITKAICGKGRKFSTVTHTVTPPHNPTSILGAWIINHEYESVPAGDGIEVIGTYDINIWYSYDQNSQTDVAKKTVSYVENIPLSYLDPKHRASTVEVSADATQEPSCVEATVASGGGSVVIRVEREFAAEMVAETKVRVVVCTNNCSEDADKDYEFGSLDGDFDELDPDLLDDEI, from the coding sequence ATGTCATTGAGTCATAAACATCAATGTAGAGAGATTATAACGAAGGCGATCTGCGGCAAGGGTCGTAAGTTCTCTACCGTAACACATACCGTGACTCCGCCACATAATCCTACCAGTATTTTGGGGGCATGGATTATTAACCACGAGTACGAATCGGTCCCGGCAGGAGACGGAATTGAAGTTATTGGTACTTACGATATCAACATCTGGTATTCCTATGACCAAAACTCTCAAACCGATGTAGCGAAGAAGACAGTATCTTATGTAGAGAACATTCCACTATCTTACCTGGATCCTAAGCATCGTGCCTCCACTGTTGAGGTCTCTGCGGATGCAACGCAGGAACCGAGCTGTGTAGAGGCGACGGTAGCTTCGGGCGGAGGCAGTGTAGTCATCCGTGTGGAACGCGAGTTTGCAGCTGAGATGGTTGCTGAAACCAAGGTTCGTGTTGTCGTGTGCACGAACAACTGCAGTGAAGATGCAGACAAAGATTATGAATTCGGCTCACTTGATGGCGATTTTGACGAGCTTGATCCTGACTTGCTGGATGATGAGATCTAA
- a CDS encoding aromatic acid exporter family protein, which produces MGFRVIKTAIAALMAVLLADAMQLKGPTSAGLLAILGVDVTRKRSLKTISARFFASVVGLLFASVLFFLFGFHYWVLAIYILTAFPAIVRFGFKEGIVTGSVVVFRVFSGGEMSLEVIWTQILLLIVGLGSAMVVNLAYMPKSDNMLLNIRHEIDELFSVIFTQFGRTLRDPSYVWTGAELMEAEKAIDKGVAASKLYLENQVIHPNEEWTAYFYMRKTQLDSIQHMMHLISQVYTTMPHAEMVAELFEQLSDDVCNEFYTGRTEKLLSMVEQEFRTMDLPTTREEFEIRSSIRQLCRELALYLKIAKKDKAPFPVPAKGN; this is translated from the coding sequence ATGGGTTTCCGCGTTATCAAAACAGCGATTGCTGCCTTAATGGCTGTGCTGCTGGCTGATGCTATGCAGTTAAAAGGACCAACGTCAGCAGGATTGCTGGCCATACTGGGTGTCGATGTTACACGTAAAAGAAGCCTGAAGACGATCTCGGCGCGATTTTTTGCGTCCGTAGTAGGGCTTCTTTTTGCTTCTGTACTTTTTTTCCTTTTTGGATTTCATTACTGGGTGCTGGCGATTTATATCCTCACGGCATTTCCTGCGATTGTGCGGTTTGGCTTTAAAGAAGGCATTGTCACAGGGTCCGTCGTTGTCTTCCGTGTATTTAGCGGAGGAGAGATGAGCCTTGAAGTCATTTGGACACAAATACTGCTGCTCATTGTTGGGCTTGGCTCGGCGATGGTCGTTAATTTAGCTTATATGCCAAAATCGGATAACATGCTCTTGAACATCCGTCATGAGATCGATGAGCTGTTTTCGGTAATTTTCACCCAGTTTGGCCGTACACTGAGAGATCCCTCTTACGTGTGGACAGGTGCTGAATTGATGGAAGCTGAGAAGGCAATAGACAAAGGAGTAGCAGCCTCCAAGCTGTATCTTGAGAATCAAGTGATCCACCCCAACGAGGAATGGACTGCATACTTTTATATGCGCAAGACCCAGCTGGATTCAATTCAGCATATGATGCATCTGATCTCACAGGTATATACGACAATGCCGCATGCAGAAATGGTAGCTGAATTGTTCGAGCAGTTAAGTGATGATGTATGCAATGAGTTCTATACTGGACGGACCGAGAAACTTCTAAGCATGGTAGAGCAAGAGTTTAGAACGATGGATCTGCCCACAACAAGAGAAGAATTCGAGATTCGTTCGTCGATCCGGCAGCTGTGCCGGGAACTCGCTTTGTACTTGAAGATTGCGAAAAAGGACAAGGCACCGTTCCCTGTCCCAGCAAAAGGAAATTAG
- a CDS encoding ABC transporter permease — protein MEEAKPLEAARHEKTQEEQWLHNIHLQHKKRRRRWGRYVSLTQIAILIMMFLYWEVAGRLKWIDVLLFSYPSKIGAQLWKDVVSGEIWLHTSVTVFETIVGFLLGTLLGTLIAVLIWWSPFLSKVFDPYLVVLNSMPKVALGPIFIVMFGAGFTAIVMTTISITVIITTLVVYNSFNEVDPNYVKVVRTFGGNRKHIFRKVIFPASFPAIVSTLKVNVGLAWIGVIVGEFLVAKEGLGYLIIYGFQVFNFTLVMSSLIVIAVVATVMYQLVAWLERKLMNGREH, from the coding sequence ATGGAAGAAGCAAAACCGTTGGAAGCAGCACGTCATGAAAAAACGCAGGAAGAGCAGTGGCTACACAACATTCATCTCCAGCACAAGAAGCGGAGAAGAAGATGGGGAAGATATGTCAGTCTGACACAGATTGCGATTCTTATCATGATGTTTCTATATTGGGAAGTTGCGGGCAGATTAAAATGGATCGACGTGCTTCTGTTCAGCTATCCTTCAAAGATTGGCGCACAGCTGTGGAAGGATGTGGTCAGCGGCGAAATATGGCTCCATACCTCAGTCACGGTGTTTGAAACGATTGTCGGCTTCCTGCTGGGTACACTTCTTGGCACACTCATCGCTGTACTGATCTGGTGGTCCCCTTTCTTATCGAAGGTGTTTGATCCTTATTTAGTCGTACTGAATAGTATGCCGAAGGTGGCGCTTGGACCGATATTTATCGTCATGTTTGGCGCAGGCTTTACTGCGATTGTCATGACCACCATATCGATTACAGTTATCATTACAACGCTTGTTGTATATAACAGCTTTAATGAAGTGGATCCTAACTATGTAAAGGTTGTACGTACATTTGGAGGAAACCGGAAGCATATTTTTCGCAAAGTGATCTTCCCTGCATCCTTTCCTGCGATCGTCTCCACACTTAAGGTAAATGTAGGTCTGGCCTGGATCGGGGTCATTGTGGGAGAGTTTCTTGTTGCGAAGGAAGGCTTGGGATATTTAATTATATATGGTTTTCAAGTGTTCAATTTTACACTCGTTATGTCGAGTCTGATTGTAATTGCTGTAGTCGCGACGGTAATGTATCAACTGGTAGCATGGCTCGAGCGTAAGCTGATGAATGGCAGGGAGCATTAA
- a CDS encoding ABC transporter ATP-binding protein has product MTRIELDQITHVYVTEREAKLALDSISLKVEAGEFVSLVGPSGCGKTTILSMIAGLLQPTKGEVRLAGEKVTSPSSQVGYMLQQDYLYPWRTIMANASIGLELTGQLSEASLQATRDLLAEMGLAGTEDAYPQALSGGMRQRVALVRTLATNPDLLLLDEPFSALDYQTKLQLEDLISDTLKKQGKTAILVTHDLSEAIAVSDRVIVLDKNPGRIRKTFEVPASIRDAQPFRAREQQGFNDLFNEIWGELDDSGGKG; this is encoded by the coding sequence ATGACACGGATAGAACTGGATCAGATAACACATGTGTACGTAACGGAACGGGAGGCAAAGCTGGCTCTGGATTCCATCAGTCTGAAGGTCGAGGCTGGCGAATTCGTCAGCCTGGTAGGTCCAAGCGGATGCGGCAAAACGACCATTCTGTCCATGATTGCAGGCCTGCTGCAGCCAACGAAGGGAGAGGTGCGACTAGCCGGAGAAAAAGTCACTTCACCTTCTTCCCAAGTGGGCTATATGCTGCAGCAGGACTATTTGTATCCATGGCGCACAATTATGGCAAATGCCTCGATTGGACTTGAGCTTACTGGACAGCTCAGTGAAGCTTCGCTTCAAGCAACGCGAGATCTGCTCGCGGAGATGGGGCTTGCAGGAACAGAGGACGCGTATCCGCAGGCATTGTCAGGTGGAATGCGTCAGCGTGTGGCTCTGGTAAGAACGCTCGCAACGAACCCTGATCTGCTGCTGCTCGATGAGCCCTTCTCGGCTCTGGATTATCAGACCAAATTGCAGCTGGAGGACCTGATCTCAGATACGCTGAAGAAGCAGGGCAAGACAGCTATTTTGGTTACACATGATCTATCTGAAGCTATTGCAGTAAGTGACAGAGTCATCGTGCTGGACAAAAATCCGGGACGAATCCGCAAGACGTTTGAGGTTCCTGCATCCATCAGGGATGCTCAGCCGTTCCGTGCAAGAGAACAGCAAGGATTTAATGATCTGTTTAACGAAATTTGGGGAGAGCTTGATGACTCCGGGGGAAAGGGGTGA
- a CDS encoding ABC transporter substrate-binding protein — protein sequence MKGKAWWMPAAILLLLFSVVLSGCSSSSSGNVKVNVGEVTRSVFYAPEYVAHAQGFFEEEGLDVEIQTTAGGDKTMAALLAGSVDIALVGSETSIYVYQQGAEDPVINFAQLTQTDGTFLFARDQSAEFDWDQLKGSEFLGQRKGGMPQMAGEFALGKKGIDPHQDLTLIQNIDFANITSAFASGTGDYVQLFEPQASIFEKEGRGKVVASFGVESGKLPYTVFMTKQSFIKDNQDVVSKFTNSIHKAQLWVEEHTAEEIADVIMPYFKDADRDIIVSSVQRYKDQGTYALDPIIDDSEWNNLLDVMENAGELQERVPASAIVDNTFAEEAAGK from the coding sequence ATGAAAGGAAAAGCTTGGTGGATGCCTGCTGCAATTCTGCTGCTGTTATTCAGCGTCGTCCTAAGCGGCTGCAGCTCAAGCAGCAGCGGTAACGTGAAGGTTAACGTTGGCGAAGTAACCCGCTCTGTTTTTTATGCACCAGAGTATGTCGCTCACGCGCAAGGCTTCTTCGAGGAAGAAGGTCTGGATGTTGAGATTCAAACCACGGCAGGGGGAGACAAGACGATGGCGGCACTGCTTGCAGGCTCCGTCGATATCGCGCTGGTCGGTTCGGAAACGTCAATCTATGTGTATCAGCAGGGAGCAGAGGACCCGGTCATTAACTTTGCACAGCTGACGCAAACGGATGGCACCTTCTTATTTGCGAGAGATCAATCGGCGGAGTTCGATTGGGATCAGCTGAAGGGGAGCGAATTCCTTGGTCAAAGAAAAGGCGGCATGCCGCAAATGGCCGGTGAGTTTGCCCTAGGTAAGAAAGGGATCGATCCACATCAGGATTTGACACTGATTCAGAACATTGATTTTGCCAATATCACGTCTGCGTTTGCATCAGGAACAGGCGATTATGTACAGCTGTTCGAGCCGCAAGCTTCCATCTTCGAAAAAGAAGGGAGAGGCAAGGTCGTTGCTTCCTTTGGTGTGGAGAGCGGCAAGCTTCCGTATACCGTATTTATGACCAAACAGAGCTTCATCAAAGACAACCAAGACGTGGTCAGCAAATTTACGAACAGTATTCATAAGGCACAATTGTGGGTGGAAGAGCATACGGCAGAAGAAATAGCCGATGTGATCATGCCCTATTTTAAAGACGCGGATCGTGACATTATTGTGAGCAGTGTACAACGCTATAAGGATCAAGGTACGTATGCTTTGGACCCGATTATTGACGATAGCGAATGGAATAACCTGCTTGATGTAATGGAGAATGCTGGCGAGCTGCAGGAGAGAGTCCCTGCGTCTGCGATTGTAGACAATACTTTTGCTGAAGAGGCTGCTGGAAAGTAA